The following proteins are encoded in a genomic region of Candidatus Cloacimonadota bacterium:
- a CDS encoding ferredoxin family protein: MPKMTVDPFYCKGCGLCIAACPKKIIRFSEDINAKGYHYAECFKQDECIACKMCYMTCPDVAITVEK, from the coding sequence ATGCCCAAAATGACGGTTGACCCGTTTTACTGCAAAGGTTGTGGACTCTGTATCGCTGCCTGTCCCAAGAAGATCATCCGGTTTTCAGAGGACATTAACGCGAAAGGATACCACTACGCAGAGTGTTTCAAGCAGGATGAATGCATAGCCTGCAAAATGTGTTATATGACCTGCCCCGATGTGGCAATCACGGTCGAGAAGTGA
- a CDS encoding 3-methyl-2-oxobutanoate dehydrogenase subunit VorB, giving the protein MSKILMKGNEAVAEAAIRSGCRLYFAYPITPQSELIEYMAKMMPKVGGTFLQAESEVSAINMVYGAAGAGKRVMTSSSSPGISLKMEGLSYIAGAELPAVIINVQRGGPGLGDIQPAQGDYFQATKGGGHGDYRLIVLAPSSVQEFADMASEAFDLADKYRNPVMILADGMLGQMMEPVEFKEAKTQKEIEALGNQHLSWCICPNEDGDKKHHHEINSLEIDPAVLEKHVEKLYEKYAEIEKNEIKYDTYNLSNDNEVLCVAWGTASRIVKSAINELTAAGKSVGLIRPITCWPYPYEAVAAAIGPKVKEVYVFELNTGQMLDDVKIAVAGKVPVKFWGKVGGIVFTPAEIQAKLEACF; this is encoded by the coding sequence ATGTCGAAAATATTGATGAAAGGAAACGAAGCCGTGGCCGAAGCCGCGATCAGATCCGGCTGCCGCCTCTATTTCGCCTATCCGATCACGCCTCAGAGCGAGCTTATCGAATACATGGCCAAGATGATGCCCAAGGTGGGGGGAACCTTCCTCCAGGCTGAAAGCGAAGTCTCAGCCATCAATATGGTTTACGGCGCCGCAGGAGCCGGAAAACGCGTGATGACCTCTTCCTCTTCGCCGGGGATTTCCCTTAAAATGGAAGGGCTTTCCTACATTGCCGGCGCGGAGCTACCAGCGGTGATCATCAACGTTCAGCGCGGCGGACCCGGCCTGGGCGACATCCAGCCTGCCCAGGGCGACTATTTTCAAGCCACCAAGGGCGGCGGACATGGCGATTACCGCCTCATCGTGCTCGCTCCCAGTTCCGTGCAGGAATTCGCTGACATGGCATCCGAGGCCTTCGATCTAGCAGACAAATACCGCAATCCTGTAATGATTCTGGCCGACGGTATGCTGGGCCAGATGATGGAGCCGGTGGAATTCAAGGAAGCGAAGACCCAGAAAGAGATCGAAGCCCTTGGCAACCAACACCTTTCCTGGTGCATCTGTCCCAACGAAGACGGTGACAAGAAACACCACCACGAGATAAACTCCCTGGAGATCGATCCGGCCGTGCTGGAAAAACATGTTGAAAAACTCTATGAAAAGTACGCTGAGATCGAGAAAAACGAAATCAAGTATGATACCTACAACCTCTCCAATGACAACGAGGTGCTCTGCGTGGCTTGGGGAACCGCTTCCCGCATTGTGAAATCCGCCATCAACGAACTCACAGCCGCCGGCAAGAGCGTTGGCCTCATCCGTCCCATCACCTGCTGGCCTTATCCTTACGAGGCTGTGGCCGCCGCCATCGGCCCCAAGGTGAAGGAAGTTTATGTGTTTGAACTCAACACCGGCCAAATGCTGGACGATGTAAAGATCGCCGTGGCCGGCAAGGTCCCGGTTAAATTCTGGGGAAAGGTTGGCGGGATTGTGTTCACCCCGGCGGAGATCCAGGCCAAACTGGAAGCCTGTTTCTAA
- a CDS encoding 2-oxoglutarate oxidoreductase has product MQVIAKRPETLTKTPFTYCPGCLHGVAHRLIAEAIEEQGLINLMTGVAPVGCSVFAYKFFNFDMAEAAHGRAPAVATGVKRARPDMHVFTYQGDGDLAAIGTAEIVHAANRGEHISVFFVNNAIYGMTGGQMAPTTLPEMKTTTSPYGRKVDDIGYPIRVCELLATLVAPYYIERVSLLSPAEIIKAKKAVDKAIRYNKEGRGFTFIEFISTCPTNWGMDPVKSRDWARENMLPFFKPGLFRDKGEGVE; this is encoded by the coding sequence ATGCAAGTAATCGCCAAAAGACCTGAAACTCTCACCAAAACACCCTTCACCTATTGCCCCGGCTGCCTCCACGGAGTGGCCCACCGCCTCATCGCTGAAGCGATCGAAGAGCAGGGGCTGATCAATTTAATGACCGGGGTGGCCCCTGTTGGCTGCTCTGTTTTCGCCTATAAATTCTTTAATTTCGACATGGCTGAAGCCGCCCACGGACGCGCCCCGGCTGTCGCCACCGGTGTGAAACGTGCCCGGCCGGACATGCATGTCTTTACCTATCAGGGCGATGGCGACCTTGCCGCCATCGGCACCGCCGAGATAGTTCACGCCGCGAATCGTGGCGAGCACATCAGCGTTTTCTTTGTGAACAACGCAATCTACGGCATGACGGGAGGCCAGATGGCCCCCACCACCCTACCCGAGATGAAGACAACCACCAGCCCCTATGGCCGCAAAGTGGACGATATCGGCTATCCCATCCGCGTTTGCGAACTTCTGGCCACCCTGGTGGCGCCCTATTATATTGAAAGGGTGTCGCTGCTCAGCCCGGCCGAGATTATTAAAGCCAAAAAGGCCGTGGACAAAGCCATCCGCTATAACAAAGAAGGCCGCGGCTTTACCTTTATCGAATTCATAAGCACCTGCCCCACCAACTGGGGTATGGACCCTGTCAAATCGCGCGATTGGGCGCGGGAAAACATGCTGCCCTTCTTCAAGCCCGGCTTGTTCCGGGACAAGGGCGAGGGGGTGGAATGA